From Marinifilum sp. JC120:
TAGGCGTTGGTTCCCACCTGCGCAAGTGGGGCTGCAAGCCGGAGCAGATTGTTGAGCTGAACTGGAACGAATCCATCATCATCCGCGATGTGGAAATCATCGCTGCCCCTTCGCAACATTTTTCCGGGCGTGGGCTAGGAGACAGATTCAAGACCCTCTGGGCGTCCTTTGTCTTTAAAGGCAGCAATCATCGCGCTTATTATTCCGGCGACGGCGGATATGACGGACGGTTCAAGGAAATCGGTCAGAAGTACGGACCATTCGATCTGACCATGATTGAGTCCGGTGCCTATGACAAAGGCTGGAAGGATGTACACATGATGCCCGAAGAGTCCGTACAGGCACATATTGAACTGGGTGGGAAACACATGCTCCCGGTACATTGGGGAGCCTACGATTTAGCTTTTCACAAGTGGGATGAGCCCATCCGCAGAGTATCTGCTCTGGCCGCAGAACAAGGGATTAATCTGCTGACCCCGCAATTGGGTGAGATCAGCATCCCCGGTTCCAGCACCCACTCAGCATGGTGGGAACCGTCCAAGCAGCAGAAATTGGCTGTTGCTAATTAACTTTGCCTCCGGTGGCTGGGGAAGGGGAAACTCTTGCAAGAGTTTCCCCTTCCCCAGACCCCATCCCCTTCAGAACCTTTCAGTTTGCTTCGCATATAGCGCGATAAAACGACCTTCGAATATACGAACGGCAAAGCCTACTAAAGTTTTGACCTTCTTAGCAAAGCTTGGCACCAAGCGGCACCTTCTTATCCGGCACGCATAAAGCCACGTCTCCATTTTCATCATGAAATCCCGTCACCAAACATTCGGACATGAACGGCCCGATCTGCTTTTTGGGGAAATTGACCACACCTACGACTAATTTACCGGGCAACTCTTCTACTGAATAAAGTTTAGTGATCTGGGCACTGGATTTACGCAGCCCGATGCCGAGGCCGAAATCTATATGCAGGATATAAGCGGGAACTCGCGCTTCTTCAAAAACACACGCTTCGATTATCTTACCGACCCTAAGTTCTACCTTTTCAAAATCATTCCAACTGATTGTATCCATTATTTCCTCCTCAGAAATTGTTATCGTGAGGAAAGAATAGCTGTATCGGCATCATGAATCTTGAATAAAATTGACATAGAGGACGATTATAAAAATTCAGGTAGTGAAACTGAATAAAAACTTTGAAGAGTCCAAAAAAACTTTTTTACACAAATCCACAGGAAAGCGGATTTGGACGTTGCCGAACAGGCAACGCCCCGTAGGGGTGAGCCCCAGGACGGGGCGAATCAAAAAGAACTAAGCCGCCGGAAGCAAAATCAAATTATCAAAAAGCGCGAAGCGCATCAAAATGCTTTCTGATACTGGCGAGGCGTAAGTCCGTACCTGATTTTAAACAGCCGGGTCAGATGACTTTGGTCGGAAAAACCGCACTGTGCGGCGGTATCGGCA
This genomic window contains:
- a CDS encoding hydrolase, whose product is MKKIILYIFTLLAAAGISIGIPACSKMGHAPSMEESTMYEKSANYHNGTFANETPVNMTVEGFTFAKAINFFFDLSRTPDKELPYYHLTKDSFSPDPADLQVAWLGHSSMILDIDGVRLLIDPVFGNASPVPFTVNRFQPSPIKREELPEVDAVVISHDHYDHLEMSTIKYLASKVKLFIVPLGVGSHLRKWGCKPEQIVELNWNESIIIRDVEIIAAPSQHFSGRGLGDRFKTLWASFVFKGSNHRAYYSGDGGYDGRFKEIGQKYGPFDLTMIESGAYDKGWKDVHMMPEESVQAHIELGGKHMLPVHWGAYDLAFHKWDEPIRRVSALAAEQGINLLTPQLGEISIPGSSTHSAWWEPSKQQKLAVAN
- a CDS encoding tRNA-binding protein, with amino-acid sequence MDTISWNDFEKVELRVGKIIEACVFEEARVPAYILHIDFGLGIGLRKSSAQITKLYSVEELPGKLVVGVVNFPKKQIGPFMSECLVTGFHDENGDVALCVPDKKVPLGAKLC